A region from the uncultured Stenotrophomonas sp. genome encodes:
- the folK gene encoding 2-amino-4-hydroxy-6-hydroxymethyldihyropteridine pyrophosphokinase (Evidence 2a : Function of homologous gene experimentally demonstrated in an other organism; PubMedId : 10378268, 10452528, 2537812; Product type e : enzyme) gives MNRMVVACIGLGANLGDAPATVRAAMQALARLPDCRLLAGSRLYRTPAWGKEDQPDFINAAVALETGLPAPTLLEYLLQTEQDFGRVRLPDERWGPRMLDLDLLLYGEQVIDLPQLKVPHPWLHERAFALLPLAEVAADALIPGHGTVRGALAAMKTCGIEPIGG, from the coding sequence ATGAACCGCATGGTCGTGGCCTGCATCGGGCTGGGGGCCAACCTCGGCGATGCGCCGGCCACCGTGCGCGCGGCGATGCAGGCGCTGGCACGGTTGCCGGATTGCCGCCTGCTGGCCGGCTCGCGGTTGTACCGTACGCCAGCCTGGGGCAAGGAGGACCAGCCGGACTTCATCAATGCCGCGGTGGCGCTGGAAACCGGGCTGCCGGCGCCGACCCTGCTCGAATACCTGCTGCAGACCGAACAGGACTTCGGCCGCGTGCGCCTGCCCGACGAGCGTTGGGGGCCGAGAATGCTCGACCTCGACCTGCTGCTGTATGGCGAACAGGTCATCGACCTGCCGCAGCTGAAAGTGCCGCACCCCTGGCTGCATGAACGCGCTTTCGCCCTGCTGCCGCTGGCAGAGGTGGCAGCCGATGCCCTCATTCCCGGGCATGGAACGGTGCGTGGCGCACTGGCGGCGATGAAAACCTGCGGCATCGAGCCGATAGGCGGATAA
- the panB gene encoding 3-methyl-2-oxobutanoate hydroxymethyltransferase (Evidence 2a : Function of homologous gene experimentally demonstrated in an other organism; PubMedId : 12837791, 7037743, 9298646; Product type e : enzyme) has product MSTHADSKPWTVPALAEAKRDGRKLVMLTAYDAGFARAFDANGVDLILIGDSLGMVVQGHDSTLPVTVADIAYHTAAVARVLQRALLVADLPFGADATPERAFEASLQLLQSGAEMVKIEGAGFKLDVIRHLVEREIPVCSHLGLTPQSVLTLGGFKVQGRGEAAERLRADARAVAEAGASLLVLECVPSPLAAQITADVPVPTIGIGAGAGCDGQVLVMHDFLGLDSGHRRPKFVKDFLAEGGSVAGAVRAYADAVRAGTFPDAEHAYAS; this is encoded by the coding sequence ATGAGCACCCACGCAGACAGCAAACCCTGGACCGTCCCGGCTTTGGCCGAGGCCAAGCGCGACGGCCGCAAGCTGGTGATGCTGACCGCCTACGATGCGGGCTTCGCGCGCGCCTTCGACGCCAATGGCGTCGACCTGATCCTGATCGGCGATTCGCTGGGCATGGTGGTGCAGGGGCACGACTCCACGCTGCCGGTCACCGTGGCCGACATCGCCTACCACACCGCTGCGGTGGCACGGGTGCTGCAGCGTGCGCTGCTGGTGGCCGACCTGCCGTTCGGCGCCGACGCCACCCCCGAACGCGCGTTCGAGGCTTCGCTGCAATTGCTGCAGTCCGGGGCGGAGATGGTCAAGATCGAAGGCGCCGGCTTCAAGCTGGACGTGATCCGCCATCTGGTCGAGCGCGAAATCCCGGTCTGCTCGCACCTGGGCCTGACCCCGCAGTCGGTGCTGACGCTGGGGGGCTTCAAGGTGCAGGGCCGCGGTGAAGCGGCCGAACGCCTGCGTGCCGATGCCCGCGCCGTGGCCGAGGCCGGGGCGTCGCTGCTGGTGCTCGAATGCGTGCCTTCGCCGCTGGCCGCGCAGATCACCGCCGACGTCCCGGTGCCGACCATCGGCATCGGCGCCGGTGCCGGCTGCGACGGCCAGGTGCTGGTGATGCACGACTTCCTCGGCCTCGACAGCGGCCACCGCCGGCCCAAGTTCGTCAAGGATTTCCTTGCCGAGGGCGGCTCGGTGGCCGGCGCCGTGCGCGCCTACGCCGACGCCGTGCGCGCCGGCACCTTCCCCGACGCGGAGCATGCGTACGCATCATGA